TTCCCTTAACAACAGTCACGTCATAGGGGAGTTTTGTCAAGCGGAGCTGCAGCGAGAGTTTTAGAGGGTTCAGCAGAGGCAGCAAAGCATCCACGGGACCAGTGTCCGACACGAGATCCAGTTTTCTTACTTTTTGTCACTGCTAAACCTCGGGCACCGCTTAAGACATGGAACACCAGTTGTTTTGCTGTGAAGTGGATACCATTAGAAGAGCTTACCAAGATAGCAACCTGTTGAATGACCGCGTTTTACAGACAATGCTCAAAGCAGAGGAAAACTATCTTCCATCACCAAATTATTTCAAGTGTGTTCAGAAAGAAATTGTCCCTAAAATGAGGAAAATCGTCGCCACATGGATGCTCGAGGTTTGTTTTGGATAATAGTTGTCTATTTGTATTAGCTACACAAGTTTGCCTCATGATGATTCTGCTCTTGCTCTTTGGACCCCAAGAActgtttaataaatgtaaatatgtttaaatgtaaCTTGAGTTCTCCAGCATTGTTATCCATCCCAGAACTATCACATGGAAATATGCTGTCCGATTATTACTGGTGATTTTTTTTgcgtaaaaataatgttttattacgAAAGTAATATCAATCCTAGACCTGGGACGTTTTCGGTGGTTTCCGCTAtcgcatttttatttaaatcgaCTATTTTTCCCCATTCGTGTGTTTCGTTTCTTATTAATCTAAAGAAACTATAAAtgaatttagattttatttcaatttaatacCAATGTACACGTATGCATTCTCACTCGTGCCAGTAGCCTATTATACGCCATCTTTGTTGTCGTTTGCTTAAGTTTTTTATATCTCTAAATTCTAAGATGGAAACATTATTGACATCACTTGCGTAAAGGCGTTTACTAGTTGTCCTTTAAATCACAGGTATAATTCAAACCTTATTTTTGCAAGAAACCGTAATATTTGTATCTTAAAAGTTTTGTTTCAGTTTGCCATTCACCTCCTGCACGACggtctaaaaatataatatttttttaatttctaaattCAATATCGTAATATAAACGGTCGGATTATATTTCCAATCGAATGATTTGGATTTACAGATGTTTAACATTAGATTTAATGCTTtggaataatttatattaatttttgaaACACCCGCTTCTCGCAAATGTCGCATGCTTCTCTTTGTATGTTGGGGCTTTAGAATTCAATTCATTTCGCATCGTTTTTGTCATTGAATTCGAAAGATTTTGCTTTTATCCAATAAAGCATGCGTTACCCATCATTTACATGTGTTTTAAGTCGAGCGAAACAATTTtcgtatatttttaaatattttttgaaaagatGACGAACTAGAAAATTGTTTCCTGAACCTAGCTTGGACGCCACCTTTTTGCTTCGGAAAGCAACGACCGCTAGCATCAGCAGCaaattgcaatatttatacTTTCTCCAATACTTTAGATTCGTATTAACTAACTGATTAAGTACTCTTTTTAGCGTTAGCAAAAGTCTCTTTTCTAACTTAACCCTTTCTAGAGCAAATGCACGACTCAGCAGATGCTAAACACGTGGGGTAACTCCATAAGATGAAAgcatagcaaaaaaaaaaaaaaaaaaaaaaattgttcacttaatttatttaattcatgtgCACCAAAATATTGGTTTCTTTCGATTCTTACCGCATATTTACGGGGGGAAAGCAGCCAATTATTCGatatatttgctttattatGTGTACTTTCTTTTCTTGAAAGGTCTGTGAAGAACAGAAATGCGAAGAGGAAGTTTTTCCGCTGGCTATGAACTACCTGGACAGATTTTTATCTGTCGAGCCCACCAAAAAGACCAGATTACAGCTGTTAGGAGCAACTTGTATGTTTTTGGCCTCTAAGATGAAAGAAACTGTGCCACTAACAGCAGAGAAGTTGTGCATATACACGGACAACTCCGTCCGTCCCAGCGAATTATTGGTAATTATTCAACACTTCATAATTATACAGCTTGATACTGTTTTCTTATATTACATAACTTAAGTCAATTAAAGTCATGCAAGTAACGTAATTTTGCTCAAAGATGTGTACGTGAATGTCTTGGATTAAAAATCTTAACCAGATAATTGGATTGGTCTGCAAATGTAAAGTCACCCCTCAGACATAAATATAGCCTAAATGCGCATGTTACAAACTTCTTTGTACTTTTTATGTGTCCGCTAATTGAATATAGGCCTTGCTTgactgtgcaattaatcgacaTCGCCATCTAGCGGTCAAAGAGTGTAAAATCGTAGATGGAAAATGCACCTTTATGTAAACTTGGGCCTTTTTATATCTCCCTCGCAGCAAATGGAACTGCTGGCGCTAAATAAACTGAAGTGGGATCTGGCCTCAGTGACACCACATGATTTCATTGAACATTTCCTCGCCAAACTGCCTATACATCAGAGCTCCAAGCAGATACTACGCAAGCACGCCCAGACGTTTGTGGCCCTCTGTGCAACAGGTATGTTTAACTGtttgtgttcagttttattcatGAAAGAGAATTTGCCTTAGTATAAATATTGCCGACCAAGCAAAAGTATTGAGCGCTTTGTTATGAACATGCATTGAAGAACCTCCCCTTACCCTCACCCAGTACTTTGCTATCAGGCGGACTTCTTTATTGCAATGGAAAGAGCCATCTCGCTTGTCCTAATTCCTCACTCGCAGTTATTGTAAACCAGTGTGAGCCTCTGCAAGAGAGAGGAAGTCTGTTTCCTTTTGTGGTGATTGCTGTGACTGCACCACGGCTCCTGAGAAGCCCTGCCTGCTTCACGACACCACTGCTATGCACACAGCGCATGTGAAGCGAAAAGAGGAAGCTgttttctgacatttttcttgtGAAAAGAGCTTTGTAACCTGATATTTTCCCATGTCTAGACGTCTTGATGTCCAGGTTTCTTTGATTGAGAGCATATGCTCAGATGTTAGGCTGCAAATCCACTTTTTTTGCCCAAACACATCATTGTCGCGCAACCTACAGCAGTCAGTTTATCACCTGCTAGAATAAGCCAGTAATGCTTCAGGAAGGAACTACTCTGGTATATTCCCCACTCTTTTTGTCCCTCCATTTACATGGTGGGTATCACCGCAGCTCGCTCCCCTTTTATGTTTATGACCTGCATTTCTTTGGGAAGTAGCCTGGGATCTCAGCCAGGGAGAGTGTGGTTGGATGGATACTGGGAAGGGGGTGGGCGCTGGTGAATGAAATGAATGGGCTGGGGTGAAGGCTCCCGTGCCTTTATGCTCAATTTGTCTTGACAATTGCCCTCTCGTCTCTGAGCTAGCAATGCTAGATGACTTCCTATAAGAAAGGCAGTTGTATTTCTCTGTTCGCCATGTGTGGGCGAAGCGCAAAGTGAGAGTATAAGGGAAAGAGGCGGCATTGATTTATAAGCTCTGCTTATTGTCTGTGTGAGAGGCCGTTCAGGTTATAAACGCACCGGAGCCATTTTGAGCAAGTTGTGTTTTATGAAGTAGGAGATGGTAATATCTTGAAAACCCTAAGCTTTCTATGCACTTTTGGCATTAACGTGCGCATAGAGGCATGATTTATGGGACGTTTTGGGAATGAGAAGGCTGCA
The sequence above is a segment of the Onychostoma macrolepis isolate SWU-2019 chromosome 07, ASM1243209v1, whole genome shotgun sequence genome. Coding sequences within it:
- the ccnd1 gene encoding G1/S-specific cyclin-D1 isoform X2; the encoded protein is MNYLDRFLSVEPTKKTRLQLLGATCMFLASKMKETVPLTAEKLCIYTDNSVRPSELLQMELLALNKLKWDLASVTPHDFIEHFLAKLPIHQSSKQILRKHAQTFVALCATDVNFIASPPSMIAAGSVAAAVQGLYLKSSDSCLSSQNLTNFLSQVIRSDPDCLRSCQEQIESLLESSLRQAQQHNISTETKRVEEDVDLSCTPTDVRDINI
- the ccnd1 gene encoding G1/S-specific cyclin-D1 isoform X1, with amino-acid sequence MEHQLFCCEVDTIRRAYQDSNLLNDRVLQTMLKAEENYLPSPNYFKCVQKEIVPKMRKIVATWMLEVCEEQKCEEEVFPLAMNYLDRFLSVEPTKKTRLQLLGATCMFLASKMKETVPLTAEKLCIYTDNSVRPSELLQMELLALNKLKWDLASVTPHDFIEHFLAKLPIHQSSKQILRKHAQTFVALCATDVNFIASPPSMIAAGSVAAAVQGLYLKSSDSCLSSQNLTNFLSQVIRSDPDCLRSCQEQIESLLESSLRQAQQHNISTETKRVEEDVDLSCTPTDVRDINI